The Lytechinus pictus isolate F3 Inbred chromosome 15, Lp3.0, whole genome shotgun sequence genome contains a region encoding:
- the LOC129277534 gene encoding uncharacterized protein LOC129277534 produces the protein MGRNNASKSKKKDKTKVKLSDEKPQDSDSETKKITSHLPKKGDGDAASLKEEQKQKLSRTKKSQKNKATCSDSVNETEASKTYSKENVPSPKKNTRKRESPRFLPSPLAKIVPIFGKKRHAVQASLSQEDERQESPANTSDSQTGAEGGIESISLVVTVKEKGEIVSKICSRSDEELRESQRLVTDTKVDFHIVSHETSGESEKDVSKGSADEPKSVPFIDEIQSISDALIDENKDHDNEEDHDKESEIDDYVIQDEANFERDAEEENVKDPLKVINKEEVIVAVCQAASEEIRVVGQSGSNEDYREHNAYDDSQESDGRGMLRDVAEDGYPVKAKKAGTEHGPIISDDVKCSSIDEIKIHSDSVNIDGNQDVDKEQKWINSPGNTVFVDICTVTGANVPVCIDNEVSKYSPVKDPKCEVNDSVKGQQVSSDRKDGEHVNIEGKEDVHDHMPEGKDISRAKPDIRAMSDGNSRSCSGITSNPQHNSTHSEMPQELRTRADVMEVGVERVGNVNIVEISGEGTGDLLMYNPNSNLQCTSTEDMNAPRWDSTPVSSNNHQSCNDRLPQANGNIDGEIDGCSDPLCGSTQLFEVPLETHPSSSQGDNVMKICGSDDEEKPKESDNFSGLQGKGDKKGKLNEDYGTDDRTTIPSFNLDVPQLSCKKITVGQNFLEQDPLDDDMIDLTDSQMIELDQQCSMVNPLTKPLTGCAATPKMGTEKLQSKVEDKVYVSVGVQTLNTCTEKSESTTVVQSMIRDLRQLNATVLDLKRQMDGFRRQRSQCSSSSSYSQQHWNEYGRTRGKPFYQQ, from the exons ATGGGCAGAAACAATGCATCCAAATCTAAGAAAAAGGATAAGACGAAGGTAAAGCTCTCTGATGAAAAGCCCCAAGACTCGGACTCGGAGACAAAGAAAATAACTTCACATCTACCAAAGAAAG GTGATGGAGATGCTGCTTCCTTAAAAGAGGAGCAGAAACAGAAGTTGAGCAGGACAAAGAAGTCTCAGAAAAACAAAGCTACATGTAGTGATAGTGTAAACGAAACAGAGGCTTCCAAGACGTATAGCAAGGAAAATGTTCCAAG CCCGAAAAAGAACACAAGGAAAAGGGAATCTCCGAGGTTTTTACCAAGTCCACTGGCTAAGATAGTTCCTATATTTGGGAAGAAAAGGCATGCTGTGCAAGCAAGCCTTAGTCAGGAAGATGAAAGACAGGAGAGTCCTGCAAACACAAGTGATTCACAGACTGGAGCAGAGGGTGGGATAGAATCTATATCTTTGGTTGTTACTGTCAAGGAAAAGGGGGAGATTGTTTCAAAGATCTGTTCGAGATCAGATGAAGAGCTTAGAGAAAGTCAACGTCTCGTGACAGATACCAAAGTTGATTTTCACATCGTGAGCCATGAAACATCTGGTGAAAGTGAGAAGGATGTTTCAAAGGGGTCAGCTGATGAGCCAAAATCTGTGCCTTTTATAGACGAGATTCAATCAATATCTGATGCCTTGATAGATGAAAATAAGGACCATGATAATGAAGAGGACCATGATAAAGAATCTGAAATAGATGATTATGTGATCCAAGATGAAGCTAACTTTGAGAGAGATGCTGAGGAAGAGAATGTAAAGGATCCTTTAAAGGTGATTAACAAAGAAGAAGTGATAGTTGCAGTGTGTCAGGCTGCTTCAGAAGAGATCAGAGTAGTTGGTCAGTCAGGGTCCAATGAAGATTACCGTGAACACAATGCCTATGATGACAGTCAAGAATCAGATGGTAGAGGAATGTTGAGAGACGTAGCAGAGGATGGCTACCCAGTCAAAGCCAAGAAAGCTGGCACAGAACATGGACCCATTATTTCAGATGATGTGAAATGTTCCAGCATAGATgaaataaagattcattcaGACTCGGTAAATATTGATGGTAACCAAGATGTGGATAAAGAACAAAAGTGGATAAATTCACCTGGTAACACGGTATTTGTGGATATTTGTACAGTTACTGGGGCAAATGTGCCTGTTTGCATAGATAATGAGGTCTCTAAATACAGTCCTGTTAAGGACCCTAAATGTGAGGTTAATGATTCAGTCAAAGGACAACAAGTTTCAAGTGATAGAAAAGATGGGGAACATGTGAACATAGAGGGCAAGGAAGATGTTCATGATCACATGCCAGAAGGAAAAGACATTAGTCGGGCAAAACCTGACATTAGAGCAATGTCAGATGGTAACTCTAGATCTTGTTCAGGTATTACTTCAAATCCTCAACATAACTCTACCCACAGTGAAATGCCTCAAGAATTGCGTACAAGAGCTGATGTAATGGAAGTGGGAGTAGAAAGAGTAGGCAATGTGAACATTGTAGAGATATCTGGAGAAGGAACTGGTGACCTGCTAATGTACAATCCTAATTCCAACCTACAGTGTACATCTACTGAAGATATGAATGCACCAAGATGGGATAGTACACCGGTCTCTTCAAATAATCATCAGTCTTGCAATGATAGACTTCCACAAGCAAATGGCAATATTGATGGTGAAATCGATGGGTGCTCAGATCCACTGTGTGGGTCTACCCAGCTATTTGAAGTTCCTCTTGAAACCCATCCATCCAGTTCTCAAGGTGACAATGTAATGAAGATctgtggtagtgatgatgaagaGAAACCAAAAgaatctgacaacttttcagGATTGCAAGGGAAAGGAGATAAAAAAGGGAAACTTAATGAAGACTATGGAACAGATGATAGGACAACTATCCCATCATTCAACTTAGATGTACCACAGTTATCGTGCAAGAAGATCACAG TAGGGCAGAATTTTCTGGAACAAGACCCTCTAGATGATGACATGATAGACTTGACTGATTCTCAGATGATAGAGCTTGACCAACAGTGCAGTATGGTCAACCCATTGACCAAACCATTGACAGGTTGTGCAGCTACCCCAAAGATGGGGACTGAAAAACTTCAAAGCAAGGTTGAGGACAAG GTTTATGTCAGTGTAGGTGTGCAGACACTAAATACCTGTACTGAGAAGTCAGAGTCTACCACTGTAGTACAGTCAATGATCAGAGATCTCCGACAActtaa CGCTACTGTGTTAGACCTCAAGAGACAGATGGATGGTTTCCGTAGACAGAGATCCcaatgttcatcatcatcaagctaTTCACAACAACACTGGAATGAGTATGGTAGAACAAGAGGAAAGCCATTTTATCAACAGTAG
- the LOC129278033 gene encoding U3 small nucleolar ribonucleoprotein protein IMP3-like: MRKLKYHEQKLLKKVDFISWEVDNNLHEVKIMRRYHIQKREDYTKYNKLSRHVRTLANKIKQLDSKDPFRNQCTNQMLNKLYNIGIIATKQNLALCDNVSASSFCRRRLPVVMVKLKMAEKVESAVKFVQHGHVRVGPELVLDPAFLVTRSMEDFVTWTDTSKIKKHIVEYNEERDDFDLM, translated from the exons ATGAGAAAATTGAAGTATCATGAACAGAAGTTGCTGAAGAAGGTTGACTTTATATCATGGGAAGTTGACAACAACCTACATGAAGTAAAAATCATGCGGCGTTACCACATTCAAAAGAGGGAAGATTACACAAA GTATAACAAATTAAGCCGTCATGTCAGAACTTTAGCCAATAAGATTAAGCAGCTTGACAGCAAGGATCCATTCAGGAATCAATGCACTAATCAGATGTTAAACAAGTT GTACAACATTGGGATCATAGCAACCAAACAGAATTTAGCCCTCTGTGATAATGTGAGTGCATCATCATTCTGTAGAAGACGGCTTCCAGTTGTAATGGTCAAATTAAAGATGGCGGAGAAGGTGGAGTCAGCTGTCAAGTTTGTTCAGCATGGCC ATGTGAGGGTCGGTCCAGAATTAGTCTTGGATCCAGCTTTTCTTGTTACGAG ATCAATGGAAGATTTTGTAACGTGGACTGATACATCAAAGATCaagaaacacattgttgaaTACAATGAAGAG agggATGATTTTGATCTGATGTGA
- the LOC129278032 gene encoding cilia- and flagella-associated protein 77-like has translation MSAPSTAPFDNPLLKKSQLGRPLQRGYSLPADANFTYGRPNMSKDNGASEALSGWSPSGPLMPISNTERKPERDFIALNKACIGAGLVTASDQFQYRATHDVRRRISDEEKSKSKVKRIPASMTFGISTRPSTPVFDLLEHKYQDRWLQERRKSELAKRERHQQKQNMNRGIYETRASLLRKHCPPVEDPPLWQMSRFSRQLPHLETFRSPNARQEAFTHHATDCTARTGVFGHGIYESAKS, from the exons ATGAGTGCACCATCAACAGCTCCTTTTGACAACCCGCTGCTCAAAAAG TCTCAACTTGGAAGGCCTTTACAACGAGGATACAGCCTTCCGGCTGATGCCAACTTCACATATGGACGTCCCAACATGAGCAAAGATAATGGAGCCTCCGAAGCCCTATCAGGATGGTCTCCTAGTGGTCCCTTGATGCCCATCAGCAACACAGAACGTAAACCAGAAAGAGACTTTATTGCTCTCAACAAAGCATGTATAGGTGCTGGGTTGGTGACGGCTAGCGATCAGTTTCAGTACAGAGCAACACATGATGTCAGGCGCAGGATATCGGATGAAGAGAAGAGCAAGTCCAAAGTTAAGAGGATACCAGCATCCATGACCTTTGGAATCTCAACCAG gcCATCCACTCCAGTATTTGATTTATTGGAACACAAGTATCAAGATAGATGGTTGCAGGAAAGGAGAAAGTCTGAATTAGCCAAGAGAGAAAGACATCAACAAAAG caaaacatgaacagaggaATCTATGAGACGCGTGCCTCCCTCCTCAGGAAACATTGCCCCCCTGTTGAAGACCCACCTCTCTGGCAGATGTCTAGATTCTCCCGTCAGTTGCCCCACCTTGAAACATTCCGCTCACCGAATGCCCGCCAGGAAGCATTTACCCATCATGCCACTGACTGTACAGCTCGCACTGGAGTGTTTGGACATGGAATATATGAAAGTGCTAAAAGCTAA